Proteins encoded in a region of the Ptychodera flava strain L36383 chromosome 4, AS_Pfla_20210202, whole genome shotgun sequence genome:
- the LOC139131409 gene encoding uncharacterized protein codes for MADSNIAPCESKNCVLSIVTSVIITALVSVIFFVLFFIHYLRRHQSETLWKENEEEGSVSKTTPNAHSQVTESSRSRPIRRGRDNGAFRVDDVSDGAGTISIDVKGHNHNKRLSGYVNLDDIKREIVGLENLRKEEQYNKQYGIRNKAGNSGIPSTTTLPENTDDPKVGANDDGHEAAPSVDHADRAITAHGRVDTRVNSASKVRELNKFGTTNSDSSSRRHFSTSQSDAPMDQGARLGNQQMQSVQTSVVSLDWPDEDYLELQIDQEPGEYMKLDRNSMKIEDEASCPQSSVKFKRQRLLSAKNSHGIVIQETEIKSSIADQTSNQAPVDINTRRRDPVGNLTSGDTPVLAREERESQTVPKSRSTSTKKTVTENTDLKQKSIVEIIGMYEGSGHDSNHSKNKTENDVTPEWKPPSQSGRHSRGDAPVFNTAESQSSLESDAQSKVSASKMGSHEIANQTTSTETGHGVKAPEFGVTQQESREVTNFESKSPEDQPLQGQQKIKDTVHDDNESLNDKQSQAKEQSRRRNLKGTVDTDLKAVNVAALIGDFANKSDDNHHGDHGLDHSKDVSTVTNQEAVTSHQKSRSMSRIESMNTTYASNLQKGKYSRPRSIIIIDKDKLTQKTGSQYEVP; via the coding sequence ATGGCTGACAGTAACATTGCACCGTGTGAAAGTAAAAATTGTGTGTTAAGTATTGTTACCAGCGTAATTATCACAGCTCTTGTGTCAGTGATTTTCTTCGTGCTCTTTTTTATCCATTACTTGAGACGCCATCAATCAGAAACTTTGTGGAAAGAAAATGAAGAAGAGGGAAGTGTCTCTAAGACGACCCCAAATGCTCATAGTCAAGTGACTGAATCCAGCAGATCACGGCCTATTCGACGCGGCCGTGACAATGGCGCGTTCCGGGTGGATGACGTCTCTGATGGGGCAGGGACGATCTCAATAGATGTAAAAGGTCATAACCACAACAAGAGGCTGTCTGGTTACGTTAATTTGGACGATATCAAACGTGAAATTGTGGGGCTCGAGAACCTTAGGAAAGAAGAGCAGTACAATAAACAGTACGGCATACGGAATAAAGCAGGCAACAGTGGAATTCCATCGACTACGACATTGCCAGAAAACACGGACGATCCGAAGGTCGGCGCGAATGACGATGGTCATGAAGCAGCCCCCAGCGTAGATCATGCTGACCGTGCGATCACTGCGCACGGCCGGGTGGATACTCGAGTTAATAGCGCTTCAAAAGTGAGAGAGCTGAATAAGTTTGGGACGACAAACTCGGACAGTTCGAGTCGCAGGCATTTCTCAACGTCGCAATCAGATGCCCCAATGGATCAAGGAGCCAGGTTAGGGAATCAACAAATGCAGTCCGTGCAGACTTCTGTCGTGTCACTGGATTGGCCAGACGAGGATTACCTTGAATTACAAATTGATCAAGAACCTGGAGAGTACATGAAGTTGGACCGCAATTCCATGAAAATCGAAGATGAAGCGTCATGTCCACAGTCAAGCGTCAAATTTAAGCGCCAGAGACTTCTCAGCGCGAAAAACTCACATGGAATTGTCATTCAAGAGACCGAGATAAAGAGCTCCATCGCGGATCAAACATCCAATCAAGCACCCGTGGACATCAACACACGCCGCAGAGACCCAGTTGGCAACTTGACATCGGGAGATACGCCAGTTCTTGCAAGGGAAGAACGAGAAAGTCAAACAGTTCCAAAAAGTCGAAGCACCTCAACCAAAAAAACTGTCACAGAAAATACAgacttgaaacaaaaaagtaTTGTGGAGATAATTGGTATGTATGAAGGCTCTGGTCATGATTCAAATCACAGTAAGAACAAAACAGAGAACGATGTCACTCCGGAGTGGAAACCACCATCGCAAAGTGGGCGCCATTCCAGAGGGGATGCGCCGGTCTTCAACACTGCAGAAAGCCAATCTTCTCTTGAATCTGACGCTCAGAGCAAAGTTTCTGCTTCAAAAATGGGGTCACACGAAATCGCGAACCAGACCACTTCAACGGAGACTGGCCATGGTGTAAAAGCGCCAGAATTTGGAGTTACCCAACAGGAAAGCAGGGAAGttacaaattttgaaagcaaATCGCCTGAAGACCAGCCACTTCAAGGTCAACAGAAGATAAAAGACACGGTCCATGATGATAATGAATCGCTCAACGATAAGCAAAGCCAGGCGAAAGAGCAATCGCGTCGGAGAAACTTGAAAGGAACAGTAGACACGGATTTAAAGGCCGTGAACGTCGCAGCTTTAATAGGTGATTTCGCTAATAAGTCCGACGACAATCACCATGGTGATCACGGATTGGACCACTCAAAAGACGTCAGCACTGTGACCAATCAGGAGGCTGTGACGTCACACCAAAAGTCGCGTTCCATGAGTAGAATCGAATCAATGAACACCACTTATGCGAGCAACCTGCAGAAGGGTAAATATTCAAGACCTAGAAGCATAATAATCATAGACAAAGACAAGCTAACTCAAAAAACAGGATCTCAGTATGAAGTGCCTTAG
- the LOC139131410 gene encoding uncharacterized protein DDB_G0286299-like yields the protein MTTTLAPSVKLNTPTVSDGPGTTGTACPVVTVPCDCKVGAAVAATFFVTLLITVLVCILVFYLYLKRHRRDEKGASWYPGDESGLNESDTESKGGIVSPVFVGDVTDSKAAPVSSASKGNTDQTKAADNAGEDGAPTGSKVLRMKEATQSAVTKIKARFEKKPRSDGNTTEDKGQSEKRTNIGDNNNGKKQVDESNLDNDIDSGLYEQPVPMNEPQAKTTASKTRKAERDSLTVSTEKIVKEKEGKAKKSKGQKKATDKSEKKEEPGKDNGVAEDERTYENMEFGDEAVFPEEEQPSYVVPAEPPGGVYDKIEENPHEDDDNEYMEMTAENEEHEYMYADEDFRKSFAADGQQDYDETYIIPASTGSPTDKRPTSSLGSISENKEDDGEQLRNVSVAARIGGFEKKDGKTDGYVNVRSSTLPAQSLSSSRAPQQSTNTTARPKSVDAGAPKLSSTSAKSGQVLVGSGPGNKKIVIVNKE from the coding sequence ATGACGACGACTTTGGCGCCTAGTGTTAAACTCAACACTCCGACTGTTTCGGACGGTCCAGGAACGACAGGAACAGCGTGTCCGGTAGTAACGGTACCCTGCGATTGTAAAGTAGGGGCTGCTGTTGCGGCCACATTTTTCGTGACACTTCTGATCACAGTGCTCGTTTGCATCCTCGTGTTTTACCTGTACCTAAAACGACATCGGCGGGACGAGAAAGGAGCTAGCTGGTACCCTGGTGACGAAAGCGGACTAAACGAAAGCGACACGGAAAGCAAGGGCGGTATCGTAAGTCCTGTCTTCGTTGGCGACGTCACTGATTCGAAAGCGGCGCCAGTCAGTTCAGCCTCGAAAGGGAACACCGATCAAACAAAGGCAGCAGACAACGCCGGCGAAGATGGCGCACCTACTGGAAGTAAGGTTCTCAGGATGAAAGAAGCAACCCAAAGCGCAGTTACCAAGATCAAGGCAAGATTTGAGAAAAAACCTCGATCAGACGGGAACACAACAGAGGATAAAGGCCAATCGGAAAAAAGAACAAATATAGGCGACAACAACAATGGGAAGAAACAGGTTGATGAGAGTAACCTTGACAATGATATTGACAGCGGTTTGTATGAGCAGCCTGTCCCTATGAATGAACCACAGGCTAAAACGACTGCGAGCAAGACTCGAAAAGCTGAACGAGACAGTCTCACTGTTTCTACGGAAAAGATTGTGAAAGAAAAGGAGGGAAAAGCCAAGAAATCTAAAGGGCAAAAGAAAGCAACTGACAAGAGCGAGAAGAAAGAGGAGCCGGGCAAAGATAATGGTGTGGCGGAGGACGAACGAACGTACGAAAACATGGAATTCGGCGACGAAGCTGTGTTCCCTGAAGAAGAACAGCCTAGCTACGTGGTACCGGCTGAGCCGCCGGGAGGCGTTTACGACAAAATCGAAGAAAATCCGCACGAAGATGACGACAATGAGTACATGGAAATGACAGCTGAGAATGAAGAACATGAGTATATGTACGCTGATGAAGATTTTAGAAAGTCGTTCGCTGCAGACGGCCAGCAAGACTACGACGAAACTTACATTATTCCGGCGTCAACGGGGTCGCCAACCGACAAACGCCCGACGTCTTCGCTCGGATCGATCTCGGAAAACAAGGAAGACGATGGCGAACAGCTGCGAAATGTCAGTGTGGCGGCAAGGATCGGCGGTTTCGAGAAAAAGGACGGCAAGACCGACGGCTACGTGAATGTGAGATCTAGCACGCTTCCCGCTCAATCCCTTTCAAGTTCTCGGGCTCCTCAGCAGTCGACCAACACTACAGCGCGCCCGAAAAGCGTGGATGCTGGTGCTCCAAAATTGTCTTCTACGTCAGCCAAAAGCGGCCAAGTACTTGTTGGCTCCGGACCTGGAAACAAAAAGATTGTAATTGTAAATAAAGAGTGA
- the LOC139130563 gene encoding leucine-rich repeat and fibronectin type-III domain-containing protein 5-like, with product MGWSQFSLKASVLCCCGLVMVIFVDGSLTKCTSLKGNVEDCANRGFTHIPTHFDFLSLNLEQNAITTLLADQFIRYPFLQSMNLQSNFIAEIETGALNGLSDLKVLNLSSNRLEHLPGYIFSPLRSLLHLDLSRNALRAISSEAFANLWSLQTLSLSDNRITNLDKVRFIDLQNLTTLRLERNELITLDNSVTASLPQLSFLFLQDNPLQCSCSLQSLLIWSAGSGRFLHGADCATPPSLSGRNLKELLELDLTCIAPRIDSVKVSDRIVVEGDTITFSCSATGYPKPVIYWTNPEGVILWPDGDHNHNKPYKSHENGTSR from the coding sequence ATGGGATGGTCTCAGTTCTCACTGAAAGCATCGGTGTTGTGTTGCTGCGGCCTTGTGATGGTCATCTTCGTTGACGGGTCCCTGACTAAATGTACATCGTTGAAAGGGAATGTGGAAGACTGCGCCAACAGAGGATTTACTCATATACCTACACATTTTGACTTCCTCTCATTGAACCTGGAGCAAAACGCGATTACAACGCTCCTTGCCGATCAATTTATTCGATATCCATTCTTGCAGTCGATGAATCTACAGTCGAACTTCATCGCTGAGATCGAAACTGGCGCCCTAAACGGCCTTTCGGATTTGAAAGTGTTGAATTTGAGCTCCAATCGATTGGAGCACCTTCCAGGGTATATATTCTCGCCTCTGAGGAGTCTCCTGCACCTTGATCTGTCACGCAATGCGTTGAGGGCGATCTCTAGCGAAGCGTTTGCAAATTTGTGGTCTCTGCAAACCCTTTCACTGTCAGACAACAGAATCACTAACTTGGACAAAGTTCGTTTTATTGATCTCCAAAATTTAACAACCCTCCGATTGGAAAGAAATGAGTTGATCACACTTGACAATTCAGTCACCGCATCTCTTCCACAGTTGTCGTTCCTGTTCTTGCAAGACAACCCACTGCAATGTTCTTGCAGTCTCCAAAGCCTTCTGATTTGGAGTGCCGGGTCTGGACGCTTCCTTCATGGTGCTGACTGCGCCACCCCTCCAAGTCTGTCTGGTAGAAATTTAAAAGAGCTGCTCGAATTAGATTTAACTTGCATTGCTCCGCGGATCGATAGCGTGAAAGTAAGTGATAGAATCGTCGTAGAGGGAGATACTATAACCTTCTCCTGCAGTGCCACTGGATACCCTAAGCCGGTTATATACTGGACGAACCCTGAAGGAGTAATCTTGTGGCCGGACGGTGACCATAATCACAATAAGCCGTACAAGTCTCACGAGAATGGTACGTCACGGTAA